A window from Micromonospora terminaliae encodes these proteins:
- a CDS encoding alpha-amylase family protein, with the protein MGDRWYQEAVVYCLDVDTFADSDGDGVGDFRGLIGRLDYLARLGVTCLWLHPVHPSPNRDDGYDATDFYNVSPKLGSLGDFAELLHQARNRGIRVIIDLVVNHTSDEHPWFQSARSSPDSPYRNWYVWSDEAPPDRHQGMVFPGEQNETWSYDRTAKAWYYHRFYKFQPDLNVANPEVRAEIKKIMSFWLQLGVSGFRMDAVPFIIELTEAGNPNSPKDLDFLTELRQHVQWRRGDAVLLAEANVEPDQLPVYFGDSGGSANRIHMLFDFMMNGRLMLALARQDPEPVIEALRDTPALPEGGQWATFLRNHDEIDLSRLTAEQRNQVYEQFGPDDDMRLYGRGIRRRLASMLGNDRRRIELAYALQFSLRGTPVLRYGEEIGMGEDLSLPGREAIRTPMQWSYKENGGFSTADPEKLVRPVIDKGEYGYQKVNVTAQRKDPRSLLGWFERMIRTLREAPEIGSGSTSHIDVPMPPGVLAHRADGPTGTMVFLHNLGTEDAEVDLSVLAPEADQPIDVLTDRNYEEVGKLDRLKLAGYGYRWIRICRGSGL; encoded by the coding sequence ATGGGTGACAGGTGGTATCAGGAGGCGGTGGTCTACTGCCTCGACGTGGACACGTTCGCCGACTCCGACGGCGACGGGGTGGGTGACTTCCGCGGCCTCATCGGCCGGCTCGACTACCTGGCCCGGCTCGGGGTGACCTGCCTCTGGCTGCACCCCGTCCATCCCTCGCCGAACCGGGACGACGGCTACGACGCCACCGACTTCTACAACGTGAGCCCGAAGCTGGGCAGCCTCGGCGACTTCGCGGAGCTGCTGCACCAGGCGCGGAACCGGGGCATCCGGGTGATCATCGACCTGGTGGTCAACCACACCTCGGACGAGCACCCCTGGTTCCAGTCCGCCCGGTCCTCACCCGACTCGCCCTACCGCAACTGGTACGTGTGGAGCGATGAGGCGCCGCCGGACCGGCACCAGGGCATGGTCTTCCCCGGCGAGCAGAACGAGACCTGGAGCTACGACCGCACCGCGAAGGCCTGGTACTACCACCGCTTCTACAAGTTCCAGCCGGACCTCAACGTCGCCAACCCGGAGGTCCGCGCCGAGATCAAGAAGATCATGTCGTTCTGGCTCCAGCTCGGCGTATCCGGTTTCCGGATGGACGCGGTGCCGTTCATCATCGAGCTGACCGAGGCGGGCAACCCCAACTCGCCCAAGGACCTGGACTTCCTCACCGAGCTGCGCCAGCACGTGCAGTGGCGGCGGGGCGACGCGGTCCTGCTGGCCGAGGCGAACGTCGAGCCCGACCAGTTGCCCGTCTACTTCGGTGACAGCGGCGGCTCCGCCAACCGGATCCACATGCTCTTCGACTTCATGATGAACGGGCGGCTGATGCTGGCCCTGGCGCGGCAGGACCCGGAGCCGGTGATCGAGGCGCTGCGCGACACCCCGGCCCTGCCCGAGGGCGGGCAGTGGGCCACCTTCCTGCGCAACCACGACGAGATCGACCTGTCCCGGCTCACCGCCGAACAGCGCAACCAGGTGTACGAGCAGTTCGGGCCGGACGACGACATGCGCCTCTACGGCCGGGGCATCCGCCGGCGGCTCGCCTCGATGCTCGGCAACGACCGCCGCCGGATCGAGCTGGCGTACGCGCTCCAGTTCTCGCTGCGCGGCACTCCGGTGCTGCGCTACGGCGAGGAGATCGGGATGGGCGAGGACCTGTCGCTGCCCGGCCGGGAGGCGATCCGCACCCCGATGCAGTGGTCGTACAAGGAGAACGGCGGCTTCTCCACGGCCGACCCGGAGAAGCTGGTCCGCCCGGTGATCGACAAGGGCGAGTACGGCTACCAGAAGGTCAACGTGACCGCCCAGCGCAAGGACCCGAGGTCGCTGCTGGGCTGGTTCGAGCGCATGATCCGTACCCTCCGGGAGGCCCCGGAGATCGGCTCGGGGAGCACCAGCCACATCGACGTGCCGATGCCGCCCGGCGTGCTGGCGCACCGGGCCGACGGGCCGACCGGGACGATGGTCTTCCTGCACAACCTCGGCACCGAGGACGCCGAGGTCGACCTGAGCGTCCTCGCCCCCGAGGCCGACCAGCCGATCGACGTGCTCACCGACCGCAACTACGAGGAGGTCGGCAAGCTGGACCGGCTGAAGCTCGCCGGCTACGGCTACCGGTGGATCCGCATCTGCCGGGGCAGCGGCCTCTGA
- a CDS encoding carbohydrate-binding protein, producing the protein MNPVPAATAAPSAVRRSRRRLSLAAAVLATTTALATVTMTAHAAVPPPPSGWSLVWSDDFTGAAGTLPSSANWIIDTGTSYPGGPGNWGTGEIQTYTNSTANLAHDGAGNLRITPLKDAAGRWTSARIETVRANFKPPAGGVLALEGRIQMPNVTGAQAAGYWPAFWALGSPYRGNYQNWPGIGEFDIMENVNGINSVWGVLHCGVAPGGPCNEFNGIGASRACPGSTCQSAFHTYRFEWDASISPQQLRWYVDGQLFHTVSQNQVGEPYWGQMTSHSGYFMLLNVAMGGGFPDGVAGSATPTASTVSGRPMLVDYVAAYTRGGGGGTPSPTPTTPPPGGVVDAYSTIQAEAFNGQNGVQVESCSEGGQDIGWLANGDWARYDNVEFGATPPRDFVARVASGAPGGVSGLVEVRVDSPTNPPIGSFAVANTGGWQSWRSVPGNVSAVTGRHTVYLTFSSGQPADFVNVNWFTFRR; encoded by the coding sequence ATGAACCCTGTCCCGGCGGCCACGGCCGCCCCCTCCGCCGTGCGCCGGTCCCGCCGGCGGCTCTCCCTGGCGGCCGCCGTGCTCGCCACCACCACCGCCCTCGCCACCGTCACGATGACCGCCCACGCCGCCGTGCCCCCGCCGCCCTCCGGCTGGAGCCTGGTCTGGAGCGACGACTTCACCGGCGCGGCCGGCACCCTGCCCTCCTCCGCCAACTGGATCATCGACACCGGCACCAGCTACCCGGGCGGCCCGGGCAACTGGGGCACCGGCGAGATCCAGACCTACACCAACAGCACCGCCAACCTCGCCCACGACGGGGCCGGCAACCTGCGGATCACCCCGCTCAAGGACGCCGCCGGGCGGTGGACCTCGGCCCGGATCGAAACGGTCCGCGCCAACTTCAAGCCGCCCGCCGGGGGAGTGCTCGCCCTGGAGGGGCGGATCCAGATGCCGAACGTGACCGGCGCCCAGGCCGCCGGCTACTGGCCGGCCTTCTGGGCGCTCGGCTCGCCCTACCGGGGCAACTACCAGAACTGGCCCGGCATCGGCGAGTTCGACATCATGGAGAACGTCAACGGGATCAACTCGGTCTGGGGCGTGCTGCACTGCGGCGTCGCGCCGGGCGGGCCGTGCAACGAGTTCAACGGCATCGGCGCCTCGCGCGCCTGCCCGGGCAGCACCTGCCAGTCGGCGTTCCACACCTACCGCTTCGAGTGGGACGCCTCGATCAGCCCGCAGCAGCTGCGCTGGTACGTCGACGGCCAGCTCTTCCACACCGTGAGCCAGAACCAGGTCGGCGAGCCGTACTGGGGTCAGATGACCAGCCACAGCGGCTACTTCATGCTGCTGAACGTGGCCATGGGTGGCGGCTTCCCGGACGGGGTGGCCGGCTCCGCCACGCCCACGGCGTCGACCGTCTCCGGCCGGCCGATGCTGGTCGACTACGTGGCCGCGTACACCCGGGGTGGTGGCGGCGGCACCCCGTCGCCGACCCCGACCACGCCGCCGCCGGGCGGGGTGGTGGACGCCTACTCGACCATCCAGGCCGAGGCGTTCAACGGCCAGAACGGGGTGCAGGTGGAGTCGTGCAGTGAGGGCGGTCAGGACATCGGCTGGCTGGCGAACGGCGACTGGGCCCGCTACGACAACGTGGAGTTCGGCGCCACGCCGCCGCGGGACTTCGTGGCCCGGGTCGCCTCCGGCGCGCCGGGCGGGGTGAGCGGGCTGGTCGAGGTCCGGGTGGACAGCCCGACCAACCCGCCGATCGGCAGCTTCGCGGTGGCCAACACGGGCGGCTGGCAGAGCTGGCGCTCGGTGCCGGGCAACGTCTCCGCGGTCACCGGCCGGCACACCGTCTACCTGACCTTCAGCAGCGGCCAGCCGGCCGACTTCGTCAACGTCAACTGGTTCACCTTCCGCCGCTGA
- a CDS encoding DUF1349 domain-containing protein, which produces MSADTEALDWSAGTWLNPPERTEPAGDALLVEPRGGSDFWRRTSYGFVHDDGSALLAPFPVDSAVEVSFRLDYAAQFDQAGVLVRVDERRWTKAGVEVSDGEPQVGAVVTDERSDWSVAPVPEWSGRDVTVRVSRAGDALTVRARVDAEPWRLVRVAPLDPEAEAAAGPYCCSPSRGGLVVRFTGWRRGPADGALHPEG; this is translated from the coding sequence ATGAGCGCCGACACCGAAGCCCTCGACTGGTCCGCCGGCACCTGGCTCAACCCGCCGGAGCGGACCGAACCGGCCGGCGACGCGCTGCTGGTCGAGCCGCGTGGCGGCAGCGACTTCTGGCGGCGGACCAGCTACGGCTTCGTGCACGACGACGGGTCCGCGCTGCTCGCCCCGTTTCCGGTGGACAGTGCCGTGGAGGTCAGCTTCCGGCTCGACTACGCGGCCCAGTTCGACCAGGCCGGCGTGCTGGTCCGGGTGGACGAGCGGCGGTGGACCAAGGCCGGTGTGGAGGTCAGCGACGGGGAGCCGCAGGTCGGCGCGGTGGTCACCGACGAGCGGTCCGACTGGTCGGTGGCCCCGGTGCCGGAGTGGTCGGGGCGGGACGTGACGGTCCGGGTGAGCCGGGCCGGTGACGCGCTGACCGTCCGCGCGCGGGTGGACGCCGAGCCGTGGCGGCTCGTCCGGGTGGCCCCGCTGGACCCGGAGGCGGAGGCGGCGGCCGGGCCGTACTGCTGCTCGCCCAGCCGGGGCGGTCTGGTGGTCCGCTTCACCGGCTGGCGGCGCGGGCCGGCCGACGGCGCGCTGCACCCGGAGGGCTGA
- a CDS encoding erythromycin esterase family protein, with amino-acid sequence MLVQRLGAPSDFDPLLERVRDARIVMIGEATHGSYDYYRLREQLTRRLIAEQGFDFVAVEGDWPDCDRVNCSVAGAPGGLADPQTALERFERWPTWMWANAEVARFCRWLRAWNLERPEGERAGFHGLDVYSLWESMQAIFDYLGEEDPASLEAAQEAYRCFEPYGKRVEDYGTASRFVSARCEEEVVRLLARTREQAATDGADRFAAWQNAEVVAGAERYYRAMVGGGPESWNIRDIHMADTLDRLLDRYGPQARGIVWAHNTHVGDARATDMAADGLVNIGQLARERHGRDAVALVGFGSYRGTVVAAPRWGSPSEAMIVPPAREGSVERRLHELMPERAVLVFGGGDQPEWVTGETDHRAIGVVYDPSFEAWGNYVPTRLGERYDAFIWCDEATALHPLPAPAAPGEMETYPAGV; translated from the coding sequence ATGCTGGTACAGCGGCTCGGCGCGCCGAGCGACTTCGACCCGCTGCTGGAACGCGTCCGGGACGCGCGGATCGTCATGATCGGCGAGGCGACGCACGGCAGCTACGACTACTACCGGCTGCGCGAGCAACTGACCCGGCGGCTCATCGCCGAACAGGGCTTCGACTTCGTCGCGGTGGAGGGGGACTGGCCGGACTGCGACCGGGTGAACTGCTCGGTGGCGGGCGCGCCGGGCGGGCTGGCCGATCCGCAGACCGCGCTGGAACGCTTCGAGCGCTGGCCGACCTGGATGTGGGCCAACGCCGAGGTCGCCCGGTTCTGCCGCTGGCTGCGGGCGTGGAACCTGGAACGCCCCGAGGGGGAGCGGGCCGGCTTCCACGGGCTGGACGTCTACAGCCTCTGGGAGTCGATGCAGGCCATCTTCGACTACCTGGGCGAGGAGGACCCCGCCTCGCTGGAGGCGGCGCAGGAGGCGTACCGGTGCTTCGAGCCGTACGGCAAGCGGGTCGAGGACTACGGCACGGCCAGCCGGTTCGTCTCGGCCCGGTGCGAGGAGGAGGTGGTCCGGCTGCTGGCGCGTACCCGGGAACAGGCGGCCACCGACGGCGCGGACCGCTTCGCGGCCTGGCAGAACGCGGAGGTCGTGGCCGGTGCGGAGCGCTACTACCGGGCCATGGTGGGCGGCGGCCCGGAGTCCTGGAACATCCGCGACATCCACATGGCCGACACCCTGGACCGGCTGCTCGACCGCTACGGCCCGCAGGCGCGCGGGATCGTCTGGGCGCACAACACCCACGTCGGCGACGCCCGGGCCACCGACATGGCGGCGGACGGGCTGGTGAACATCGGCCAGCTCGCCCGGGAACGGCACGGCCGGGACGCGGTGGCGCTGGTCGGCTTCGGCAGCTACCGGGGCACGGTGGTGGCCGCGCCGCGCTGGGGCTCGCCGTCCGAGGCGATGATCGTGCCGCCGGCCCGGGAGGGCTCGGTGGAGCGGCGGCTGCACGAGCTGATGCCGGAGCGGGCGGTGCTGGTCTTCGGCGGCGGGGACCAGCCGGAGTGGGTGACCGGGGAGACCGACCACCGGGCCATCGGGGTGGTCTACGACCCGAGCTTCGAGGCCTGGGGCAACTACGTGCCGACGCGGCTGGGCGAGCGCTACGACGCGTTCATCTGGTGCGACGAGGCGACCGCGCTGCACCCGCTGCCGGCGCCGGCCGCTCCGGGCGAGATGGAGACCTACCCGGCCGGCGTCTGA
- the fabG gene encoding 3-oxoacyl-ACP reductase FabG, with amino-acid sequence MSEEPRVAIVTGAARGIGAATARRLAADGMAVAVVDIEESATKETVDAIAAAGGRALGVGADVSERAQVEAAVERVAAELGAPTVLVNNAGVLRDNLLFKMSDADWDTVLGVHLRGAFLFSQAAQKHMVERKWGRIVNLSSTSALGNRGQANYSAAKAGLQGFTKTLAIELGPFGVTVNAVAPGFIVTDMTAATAARMKVDFAALQQHAAAEIPVRRTGRPEDVAHTISFLASEGASFVSGQVIYVAGGPKD; translated from the coding sequence ATGTCGGAGGAGCCCCGTGTCGCCATCGTGACCGGAGCCGCGCGCGGCATCGGCGCGGCCACCGCCCGGCGGCTGGCCGCCGACGGCATGGCCGTCGCCGTGGTCGACATCGAGGAGTCGGCGACCAAGGAGACCGTGGACGCCATCGCCGCGGCCGGCGGGCGGGCCCTCGGCGTGGGCGCCGACGTGTCCGAGCGCGCCCAGGTGGAGGCCGCCGTGGAGCGCGTCGCCGCCGAGCTGGGCGCGCCGACCGTGCTGGTCAACAACGCCGGCGTGCTGCGCGACAACCTGCTGTTCAAGATGAGCGACGCCGACTGGGACACCGTCCTGGGCGTGCACCTGCGCGGCGCGTTCCTGTTCAGCCAGGCCGCACAGAAGCACATGGTCGAGCGGAAGTGGGGCCGGATCGTCAACCTCTCCAGCACCTCGGCGCTGGGCAACCGGGGCCAGGCGAACTACTCGGCCGCCAAGGCGGGCCTCCAGGGCTTCACCAAGACCCTCGCCATCGAGCTGGGCCCGTTCGGGGTGACCGTCAACGCCGTCGCGCCGGGCTTCATCGTCACCGACATGACCGCCGCCACCGCGGCCCGGATGAAGGTCGACTTCGCCGCGCTCCAGCAGCACGCCGCCGCCGAGATCCCGGTGCGCCGCACCGGCCGTCCGGAGGACGTCGCGCACACCATCTCGTTCCTGGCCAGCGAGGGCGCGTCCTTCGTGTCCGGCCAGGTCATCTACGTCGCGGGCGGCCCCAAGGACTGA
- the erm gene encoding ErmE/ErmH/ErmO/ErmR family 23S rRNA (adenine(2058)-N(6))-methyltransferase, which translates to MAPRRPTARDRFRRVLSQNFLADPAAVARIVRAARPGPDDLLLEVGAGRGQLTRPLAARCGRLVAYEVDPAVLPELTAACADLPHVAVRAADFLTAVPPREPFAVVGNIPWSLTAAVVRWCLAAPGLRSATLLTQLDYARKRTGDHGRWSRLTVLTWPEHHWRLAGWVPRGAFRPVPAVDGGILRLDRRPEPLLPAAALPAYRRMVELGFGGVGGSLAASLRTGHPRRRVDGALRAARLAPDTPVGLVWPEQWLVLFRLLHAVDPGRAVR; encoded by the coding sequence GTGGCGCCCCGCCGACCCACCGCGCGCGACCGGTTCCGTCGCGTACTGTCCCAGAACTTCCTCGCCGACCCGGCCGCCGTCGCGCGGATCGTCCGGGCGGCCCGCCCCGGCCCGGACGACCTGCTGCTGGAGGTGGGCGCCGGACGCGGCCAGCTGACCCGGCCGCTCGCCGCCAGGTGCGGCCGGCTGGTCGCGTACGAGGTGGACCCCGCCGTGCTGCCGGAGCTGACCGCGGCCTGCGCGGACCTGCCGCACGTCGCGGTCCGGGCGGCCGACTTCCTGACCGCCGTCCCGCCCCGTGAGCCGTTCGCGGTGGTCGGCAACATCCCCTGGTCGCTGACCGCCGCCGTGGTCCGCTGGTGCCTCGCGGCGCCCGGCCTGCGGTCGGCCACCCTGCTCACCCAGCTCGACTACGCCCGCAAGCGCACCGGCGACCACGGGCGCTGGAGCCGGCTCACCGTGCTCACCTGGCCCGAGCACCACTGGCGGCTCGCCGGATGGGTGCCCCGGGGCGCGTTCCGGCCGGTGCCGGCCGTCGACGGCGGGATCCTCCGGCTGGACCGCCGCCCCGAACCGCTGCTGCCGGCGGCGGCGCTGCCCGCGTACCGGCGGATGGTGGAGCTCGGTTTCGGCGGGGTCGGCGGCTCGCTGGCCGCCTCGCTGCGCACCGGCCACCCGCGCCGGCGGGTCGACGGGGCGCTGCGGGCCGCCCGGCTGGCCCCGGACACCCCGGTCGGGCTGGTCTGGCCCGAGCAGTGGCTCGTGCTGTTCCGGCTGCTGCACGCCGTGGATCCCGGGCGGGCCGTGCGGTGA
- a CDS encoding DedA family protein: protein MALAQNVDPNQFTGLTGWVASVIDSFGAVGVALLVALESIIPPIPSEVVLAMAGYLAAEGRFNLVLIVLAATAGSLLGALVLYWLGAALGEERLKRWLDHIPLVDREDLEKADRWFERHGRWAVLIGRVVPVVRSLVSVPAGANRMPLGEFILLTTLGSGVWNALIVGAGFALGSRWERVNQYSDWFNYAIFAVFAVMIVSWVVKKVRRRRARRSVTAGR, encoded by the coding sequence ATGGCACTCGCCCAGAACGTCGACCCGAACCAGTTCACCGGGCTGACCGGCTGGGTGGCGAGCGTGATCGACTCGTTCGGCGCGGTCGGGGTGGCCCTGCTGGTCGCCCTGGAGAGCATCATCCCGCCGATCCCGAGCGAGGTCGTGCTGGCCATGGCGGGCTACCTCGCCGCCGAGGGCCGGTTCAACCTGGTGCTGATCGTGCTGGCCGCGACGGCCGGCTCGCTGCTCGGCGCGCTGGTGCTCTACTGGCTCGGCGCCGCGCTCGGCGAGGAGCGGCTGAAGCGCTGGCTGGACCACATACCGCTGGTGGACCGGGAGGACCTGGAAAAGGCCGACCGCTGGTTCGAGCGGCACGGCCGGTGGGCCGTGCTCATCGGCCGGGTGGTGCCGGTGGTGCGCAGCCTGGTCTCCGTGCCGGCCGGCGCGAACCGCATGCCGCTGGGCGAGTTCATCCTGCTCACCACGCTGGGCAGCGGCGTGTGGAACGCGCTGATCGTCGGGGCCGGTTTCGCCCTCGGCTCGCGCTGGGAACGGGTCAACCAGTACAGCGACTGGTTCAACTACGCGATCTTCGCGGTCTTCGCCGTGATGATCGTCAGCTGGGTCGTCAAGAAGGTGCGCCGGCGGCGCGCCCGGCGGTCGGTGACCGCCGGGCGCTGA
- a CDS encoding YidC/Oxa1 family membrane protein insertase encodes MLAFAPLHAATSAAATVVTWLADTLAPLTGGAATAAAIVLFTVGVRLLISPLTLAQVRGERRRAALAPEVRDLQRRYADDPGRLQSELFALYRRAGASPVAGCLPALLQAPFFLVMYRLFATGDGHSHLLDEKLAGVPLGWHLGDGLTGPVVAVFGVLLAVLLVLAWWSARRARRAAAATGTVAGAPTEGPGAAVLGWLVPLLPFTTVLVALVVPLAAVLYLVTTTAWTALEQAVLRRPQPGGIDAR; translated from the coding sequence ATGCTCGCCTTCGCGCCACTGCACGCCGCGACCTCCGCCGCCGCCACCGTCGTCACCTGGCTCGCCGACACGCTCGCCCCGCTGACCGGCGGCGCCGCGACGGCCGCCGCGATCGTCCTGTTCACCGTCGGGGTCCGGCTGCTCATCTCGCCGCTCACCCTGGCCCAGGTCCGCGGGGAGCGGCGCCGCGCGGCGCTCGCCCCCGAGGTCCGCGACCTCCAGCGCCGGTACGCCGACGATCCCGGCCGACTGCAGAGCGAGTTGTTCGCGCTCTACCGCCGGGCCGGGGCCAGCCCGGTCGCGGGCTGCCTGCCGGCGTTGTTGCAGGCGCCGTTCTTCCTGGTCATGTACCGCCTCTTCGCCACCGGCGACGGGCACTCGCACCTGCTGGACGAGAAGCTCGCCGGCGTACCCCTGGGGTGGCATCTGGGTGACGGCCTCACCGGTCCGGTGGTGGCGGTCTTCGGGGTGCTGCTGGCGGTGCTGCTCGTGCTGGCCTGGTGGTCCGCCCGGCGGGCGCGCCGGGCGGCCGCGGCCACCGGCACGGTCGCCGGCGCGCCCACCGAGGGGCCGGGCGCCGCGGTGCTGGGGTGGCTGGTGCCGCTGCTGCCCTTCACCACGGTGCTGGTGGCGCTCGTGGTGCCGCTCGCGGCGGTGCTCTACCTGGTCACCACGACGGCGTGGACCGCGCTCGAGCAGGCGGTGCTGCGCCGGCCGCAGCCGGGAGGCATCGACGCACGTTGA
- a CDS encoding cellulose binding domain-containing protein yields the protein MRLRSTRVATFATALAAALVAGTVLAAPPASAATAAFVRTTTWDTGYEGKFTVTNNTSASISSWNVQFDLPAGSTLGSFWDARLTTSGQHVTAVNQSWNGTLAPGASTTFGFNVNGTGNPTNCTVNGGSCTGGGGGNPGAPATPGGLRVTGTTNTSVSLAWNAVSGTVTGYRVYEGATVKATVTGTSATVSGLGACTGHSYTVAAYNASGESAKSAAVSATTTGCTGGGGGVMAAAPYLYPGWGDPPAPSTVMGATGIKWFTIAFVLSGGGCTPAWDGSGPLTGGTHASTIAAIKAAGGDVIPSFGGWQGNKLGPNCSSASALAGAYQQVINAYNLKAIDIDIENTDEFENEVVQDRILDALKIVKQNNPGIKTIVTFGTSTTGPNYYGTRLINQAAARGANIDVFTIMPFDFGGGANMYQSTVNAAEGLKNALKTAFGWSDATAYAHMGLSGMNGLSDQQELTSPATWTQIRDWAKARGLARFTFWSVNRDRPCPGGGVVSNCSGIAQNTWEFTSITAGF from the coding sequence GTGAGACTCCGCTCCACCCGCGTGGCGACGTTCGCCACCGCGCTCGCCGCCGCCCTGGTCGCGGGCACCGTGCTGGCCGCGCCGCCGGCCTCCGCCGCCACCGCCGCCTTCGTCCGCACCACCACCTGGGACACCGGGTACGAGGGCAAGTTCACCGTCACCAACAACACCTCGGCCAGCATCTCCTCGTGGAACGTCCAGTTCGACCTGCCCGCCGGCAGCACCCTCGGCTCGTTCTGGGACGCCCGGCTGACCACCTCCGGCCAGCACGTGACCGCGGTGAACCAGTCCTGGAACGGCACCCTCGCCCCGGGCGCCAGCACCACCTTCGGCTTCAACGTGAACGGCACCGGCAACCCGACCAACTGCACGGTCAACGGCGGCTCGTGCACCGGCGGGGGCGGTGGCAACCCGGGCGCCCCGGCCACCCCGGGCGGCCTCCGGGTCACCGGCACCACCAACACCTCGGTCTCGCTGGCCTGGAACGCCGTCTCCGGCACGGTCACCGGCTACCGCGTCTACGAGGGCGCCACCGTGAAGGCCACCGTCACCGGCACCTCGGCCACGGTCTCCGGGCTGGGCGCCTGCACCGGGCACAGCTACACGGTGGCCGCGTACAACGCCAGCGGGGAGTCGGCGAAGTCGGCGGCGGTGTCGGCCACCACCACCGGCTGCACCGGCGGCGGTGGCGGGGTCATGGCCGCCGCGCCCTACCTGTACCCGGGCTGGGGCGACCCGCCGGCGCCGTCCACGGTGATGGGCGCGACCGGCATCAAGTGGTTCACCATCGCGTTCGTGCTCTCCGGCGGCGGCTGCACCCCGGCGTGGGACGGCAGCGGGCCGCTCACCGGCGGCACGCACGCCAGCACCATCGCCGCGATCAAGGCGGCCGGCGGCGACGTCATCCCGTCGTTCGGCGGCTGGCAGGGAAACAAGCTCGGCCCGAACTGCTCCTCGGCCAGCGCGCTGGCCGGCGCCTACCAGCAGGTCATCAACGCCTACAACCTCAAGGCGATCGACATCGACATCGAGAACACCGACGAGTTCGAGAACGAGGTCGTGCAGGACCGGATCCTGGACGCCTTGAAGATCGTCAAGCAGAACAACCCGGGGATCAAGACGATCGTCACCTTCGGCACCTCGACCACCGGGCCGAACTACTACGGCACCCGGCTGATCAACCAGGCCGCCGCGAGGGGCGCCAACATCGACGTCTTCACCATCATGCCGTTCGACTTCGGCGGCGGCGCCAACATGTACCAGAGCACCGTCAACGCCGCCGAGGGCCTCAAGAACGCGCTGAAGACGGCCTTCGGCTGGTCCGACGCCACCGCCTACGCCCACATGGGTCTCTCCGGCATGAACGGTCTCTCGGACCAGCAGGAGCTGACCTCGCCGGCCACCTGGACCCAGATCCGGGACTGGGCCAAGGCCCGGGGCCTCGCCCGGTTCACCTTCTGGTCGGTCAACCGGGACCGGCCCTGCCCGGGCGGCGGGGTGGTCTCGAACTGCTCCGGCATCGCCCAGAACACCTGGGAGTTCACCAGCATCACCGCGGGATTCTGA
- a CDS encoding Gfo/Idh/MocA family protein, whose protein sequence is MRFGLFGTGHWAAETHAAAIDAHPRAELAGVWGRDPVKAGVLATRHGVPVFEDVDALLDACDAIAVALPPDVQAEIAVRAATAGRHLLLDKPLALSLADADRVVDAAQASGVASIVFFTQRFHPNVTGFLASTAAAGGWQHARGTMFASIYQPGNPYGNSQWRRDRGALWDIGPHALSLILPVLGRVNRVTATDGPSGLVHLLLTHDGGATSSLSLTLDAPAEAVTRDFVFFGENGIETVPPGDGSVLQAFGTAIDQLLEEVEAGTRDHRCDVRFGREVVAVLEAAETARSQRCSVDL, encoded by the coding sequence GTGCGGTTCGGCTTGTTCGGCACGGGTCACTGGGCGGCGGAGACGCACGCCGCGGCCATCGACGCGCACCCGCGGGCCGAGCTGGCCGGAGTCTGGGGGCGCGACCCGGTGAAGGCGGGCGTGCTGGCCACCCGGCACGGCGTACCGGTCTTCGAGGACGTGGACGCGCTGCTCGACGCCTGCGACGCGATCGCCGTGGCGCTGCCGCCGGACGTGCAGGCCGAGATCGCCGTGCGGGCCGCCACCGCCGGGCGGCACCTCCTGCTGGACAAGCCGCTCGCGCTGAGCCTCGCCGACGCCGACCGGGTGGTCGACGCCGCGCAGGCGTCCGGGGTGGCCTCGATCGTCTTCTTCACCCAGCGGTTCCACCCGAACGTCACCGGCTTCCTCGCCTCGACGGCGGCGGCCGGCGGCTGGCAGCACGCCCGGGGGACCATGTTCGCGTCGATCTACCAGCCGGGGAACCCGTACGGGAACTCGCAGTGGCGGCGGGACCGGGGCGCGCTCTGGGACATCGGCCCGCACGCGCTGTCGCTGATCCTGCCGGTGCTCGGCCGGGTCAACCGGGTCACCGCCACGGACGGCCCGAGCGGCCTCGTGCACCTGCTGCTCACCCACGACGGTGGCGCCACCAGCTCGCTCTCGCTCACCCTCGACGCGCCGGCCGAGGCGGTCACCCGGGACTTCGTCTTCTTCGGCGAGAACGGCATCGAGACCGTGCCGCCCGGCGACGGCAGCGTGCTCCAGGCGTTCGGCACGGCCATCGACCAGCTGCTGGAGGAGGTCGAGGCGGGCACCCGGGACCACCGCTGCGACGTCCGGTTCGGGCGCGAGGTGGTGGCTGTGCTGGAGGCCGCCGAGACCGCCCGCAGCCAGCGGTGCAGCGTCGACCTCTGA
- a CDS encoding DUF2795 domain-containing protein, which produces MTVTGVQLQEFLAGLDYPVSRADLIRWGQENGASTEMLQMLKALPAEEFDTPAELGEALNTLV; this is translated from the coding sequence ATGACCGTCACCGGGGTGCAGTTGCAGGAGTTCCTGGCCGGGCTCGACTACCCGGTCTCCCGTGCGGACCTGATCCGCTGGGGCCAGGAGAACGGTGCCAGCACCGAGATGCTGCAGATGCTCAAGGCGCTGCCGGCGGAGGAGTTCGACACCCCCGCCGAGCTGGGCGAGGCCCTCAACACCCTGGTCTGA